Genomic segment of Pochonia chlamydosporia 170 chromosome 1, whole genome shotgun sequence:
ATGTCCATATCACTATCGACTGAGAAGGCTGAAAACGCCAAGAATTGCGGATGATCCATCGTTGTGCGAGTCACTGGTGACACAGGTGAgttgaacaacattgaacatctaCAATGAATGGAATGCTGCAATGATGACCCCATTGATCTGGCAACACATGATCCCGCTACTGATCCGAATGGTTTAAACTCATTACCATAGAAAGACCTATATAGCTACTGCACGGCGCGATAAAAGTTTGCTGTATCGCTGCTACTACTTTGACATGATGCTGTAACTAACAACAGGGAGTTTAGCGGTACTCCGTCCGTTGTTGCCAGCGTACATTGCAACTACTACATCAAGTTCCGCCAAGTTCTGCTTATGCTGAGCTTTGCTTCTCAGTCTTGGTTGGAGCTACTGATTCAACTTGCCCTTCACTGTTTCCCAAGAAGGTACTCTCCTTCTGGTTATTCATGGCGTCCTCGTGCAAGTCAGCTTTGCGGAACGTCAAATAGAAGCCGATACCGCCAATCATGGCGACAACTGCAACTGAGCCGTAGTTCCAGACGAGAAGGGGATCCTCAGACAAGCCGACAAGTGCCTGACCAAGAGCGGAGGAGACAGCAGAGGTGAACAGCGCGATGGCCTGTACGGTTGACTTCATATTCTGAGGGGCTTTGGTGTAGGCATATCTAGTTTTACGCATGTAAGCAATGGTATTCATGGGATTCAGAAAATGTGCGCCAAAAGACAGCGACAGTGACAGTGACACTTACTCCAGCTTTGTAATCGATGCAAGGACCTCCGACATGCCAATCAAGCCATACGGGAAGACCTGTACCCAAACAGATATCGGGGCAGTGCAGTCTGTTCTTCCACCCTTGGTCAACGCATTAATGTTATCCCCGCACTTGGACAACTTGTAGATGTATGCCTGTGTGACGCATGcagacaccatggccatggaggcaAGTACAAATCCGGCTGTGATCTTTTTAATTGGCGTGAGGTTCACACCACATTTGCGAAGCAGAGGGTAGATGATAAAGTCCATGATCGGGATGACAATAACAATGAAAATGGGGTTAAGTTTCGATACGATGTCATTTGGGGTCGAACCGAGGATCATGGTATTGGCTTGAGACACCAGATTGTTCGTCATTTGGTTGTAGGCAAGCCAATACAATGGGTACCAGAGAAAGACCTTGCAAGCGAGAATGCCACGCTTGACCTCGTCAACCCACTCGTCGTCAAAGGTCATCCACTCCGGTACTGGTTCTCCGCGAGCCCGAATTTCGCTGGGCTTGACGCGCTGCCAGAATTCCGGATCGCGAatgctcttgctcttcttgtaGGCTAATCGAAACAGCTTCCACGCCTTGCCCATGACGGATCCGGTCGGAGGAGACAGCTTGTATGTCTTCTTGAAGTACAAGAGCACACCAGGACAAACAAGATAGCAGATTGTGGGGAGAGTAAATGAGAGCCAAAAGCCGACAAAATGCTCCGAATACACCATGGCTAGGGATCCTGTAAGGGAGCCGAGATTGATCAACAAGTAAAAGTAGATGTAGATTCGTGCCGTTGTAACAGCCGGGTCCACAATCACTCTCTGGCCGTTCTTGTTTACTCTCACATACGCCTTGGAGTCCTTGTACTGTTCAGCAATCAGTGGGGAGATGTTTGACTTGAATCCTCCCGTTCCTATGCCCATTACAATGAGGCCAACTGAAAAGACGCCTATTGCTGCATTTGGATGAACAATAACCGGAGGGATGGCAGAGATGATCAGGATAGCGTGTCCAATAAGAGCAGCAATATTGGAATATTGAATCGTGAGGTAGCGACCCCAATACTGATCTGCCAAGTAGGCACCAAACAACGGGGTGAAGTATGACCAGAACTGGTTGAACGTCGTCATACCAGTTGATGCTCGTTGTCCGAAACCGAGAGCGCCTGATCCTGGCTTCTTCAGGAAACCCGCGCCAGTTGTAGAACCAGGCGGCAAACCCTTTTGAATGAAGTTTACAACTACGCGATGAAAATTTTAGTCATGTGTAAGAGACAAGAGAACAATAGGGTTACTATAGACTTACAAACAGCGCTGGTTCCGTAATACGAGAACCGCTCCGCAAACTCAACAAAGGCAACCGTCCAAGCAGTCCAGGGAATAGTACCCGGCACCCGAGGAAGAGTAGCCCAGTCATCTTCTGTTGGAAACGGCTTCAGGAGATCCTCTTTTTCGTTGTTGTCTGAATCGTGTCCATCATTGCCGCCGGGGACGGGCTCTACCAGTGATCCACCATTGGTGATTTCGAGGCTTGACTTTGTCgccatggcatcaagttgGTACCTGTATAGACTGTGATTTTGGTTCGGCGTGCGCCCGCTCTTGGTGTTTAGCCTAGCTGTCCCGGTTTGACCTAGCAGGCCGCGTTGATCTTATATAAGAGACACGCAGAGGCGGACACGGTTAGCTGCGGCGCGAGTCCTCGACGAGCGATGCAGATACGACTTATGCCGGTCACGAAGCGACGGACTCGCGACCCAACGCTGACACTGACGAGTTATAATTTATTCGATTCGCTCAAGCTGTCAGCAATGCCCCAGAAAGGTACTAGCATGGAGATAATGGAAAGGTCTAGGCCTGCACCAAAGCGTGTGGGAGCACAAGGACGATTTGGACCTTCCCAATCGAGTCGTGGCAAAggatgttttgtttgctcACTGTTGGCTTGGCGGTGTCAAAATCCCCTCAATTTACCACGCGAAATCAGCGACCACGCGAGCCTCACAGGCCACCTACTGCTACTGGCTTTAATGCCAATTTCCAAGAGGCAAAATGAGAGGCTGGCTCACCAAGGTTAACGGACTAGAGAAACATAGAAGCCATCTGCAAGATCCCAATGTTCTGTGAGAACGCTCACTTACAAGGGCAGCTGAGTCTGGTCTATTAAtgccagcatcaatcaattATGCATAAATTTTAAGGTTGTGGGCTCAGTGTGGGGCAACTTCAttggcgtcaactggtcaaacTGGGCTGTtcaggtctggtgccacTCCTCCctttggtgtctggtgtccaAGATGGGGGTTCAGTGtgccatccatcaaaatTTGGCAAGATTCGAGAAGCAAGTACGGTCAATACGCGCAGGTGCTTTTGTTCAAGACGCCACATAAGGTGCTCCGTCAGTCGAGTCTAATATAAGGcacatggccagccaagcccaaAACAAGTCCGTCTAGGATAGCAAATCGACCATTCAGATAGATTATCCCCAGCCTTTCATTTGATTGTGCGACCCCCAACCGAGCTTTTGCGTAAGCGTGCATTTCCCCGCCCCAGGTTTGATCAGCAATGCCAGAAACGGCTAATCACCCTGGAAGATCAGACTACTCTCGCTATCACTTCATGGACAGCCCTTGTTACTCCAGAATGAGGAGACGGCTAGAGCAATAGACCCAGAATGCCCTTACCTTTGGCTAACCGAGTTTATGGGGAAACTCTGATGTCGAAGTGCAGGGTGGCGACCTCTCCTGGCTCCGCAAAACGCAGGACTCTGTTGGCTCAAAGGGCATTCGAGAGTTGAACCAACGGCGCACTAAGCTAGAaataacattgaagaatTTTGGAGGAGGTCAATTGAAACATTAGGTAGTGGTCGTAGGTCGCGAAAAGGCTTTGGCGATGCCGCGTCTTGGATTCCGATATACTGAAACGACTTTAGAGAATCGACAGAAGAAATCTTCCGACCTTGTGACTGCGTAACCTGACAACCCAATGCCAGTTCTTGCGTGTGTCCGGGTTATacatcaaagaaaatgatcGCCAGCACATTTGACCTGGAAAATGGAACACTCCGCGAGTGAAGAGAGTGAGTCTTGGTTATTCGTTGACGCTGCTGTTGAACACAAACTATTGTGGCACAGCAAGTATGGCTATTGCTTAATTGCGCCTCAGTCTCCAAATAGTAGGATGTCAACAGATATAACTAAGACCGTCTCCCTACATGGGCAGAGCGTTCCGACTTGGGCCAAGTGACATGGCAGTTATTTCTCTTTAGTATAGGACGTCATCTTTAGGAAGCAAATCCTGATGGTAAATTTACAACTTGCTACTATGGACATCTTTTAAAATTTGCTCGTTCTAGCATGGTATCACCGTGAAGACGGCGAGAGTTATAGCCGCCAAAGTGATTCCCAGGGAATAGACAAGACCTCTTACCATTACGATACTGGCCATAATTAAACTCATTTAACAGGACCTGGAAGACAGGCAGCCCACCGACATGCTCCTACAGGCCATGATTTGACATTGCAGCCTGGTTCTTGGGAAGCTCCACGCCCGTGAAATGCTATAGCATTCAGGGAATTCCTCGCATACTAGATATATCTAGAGCCACTTGGAAAAATAGATCAAGCTCATTATACTAACTGCATGATGCTTCTACATTAAACGTCGAGAAGGCATAGAAACGTGACAGGAGAGATGCTGTAAAATGGCTCTAGGGTGACCTTCGTTTCGTGCTTGGTCGCTAAGTTTAATATCATGACTTTACCACTTCCTTTGCTAATGCCCATACTGTATGTGATAGGAGGCAAAGAGCGTCATTTTGCTCCTGCAAATGGTTCTATtaagcttcaatgttctgcaTGATCCCTACGTAGAATGAAGAGCCAGGCGAGACAGAGCTCCAAAAGATGCAAGCCGCGTCATGCAATCTAATTTCTTGTCGCCCTTGGGGCAAATGAGAGACGATAAAGCTGCAGTTACTAAGTGCAATCCTTTTGCAGCTGCGAAATTTAGGTCGcctttccttcttcttaGGCTGCTGCTAGTGATCTGTTTACCTTCTTCTCTGTAACCCTCCTATCACATTCAACACTTTCAAGCTGTTGGACTTGATCCCTTCTGATCCCCTAGCCGGAAGGACTTGCAGCTAGCTCATTCTCCTGCAACGGGCTGTTGGCATAAAGACTAAGCCAGAGAGTATTCGATGGTTTAGCTAGCCTATTTTTGTTTGGTCGCGTAGTTGCCAAAATCGGCTATTTGAGGACGAGCTAAACAAAGGCTTCAGAATAACCATATGCATTATTTATTTGCAAACTTAAAACGGAGGGTCTAACGCATTGTAACTTGGTTGAGACTTTTATGTCACATAAAGCCTTAGTAAAACTCCAGCACATGGTATAACATCTCTTCTCTATAGATGTTGTGATCTTCATATGGGCACATACCCAGCTAAACAAAAGTTTAACTCGTATCAAAGTTATAATAAAAGCTACTACGCCATGTGAACAAGCATATGCGATTAGAAATATTACTCGAAATGTTATCATTGGTATTTTGCGGGAAGAACACCCATTGCTGAGAATGCGAGGTTCAAGTTCAGAAAACCCCTCCCCCAAATATAAAGGGCGACAGCTGTCAAAAAAGAGGGAAGACAGTTAAAGTGAagttggcagcagcagctatATACATTCCAGAAAATTAAACAGGGACGATCCAAGTGGCCCTTCCCCAGCATTTGAGTTTGAAGTTATCATCCAGGGCTGCCAACTGCTTCAGAAGCTTGGAGTGTCTATATTGTACATACAATCTTACACCTCATGAGAAGTATGTAGTCGTTTTAACTCCAGAAACAAGTCTTAAAACGCTTTGGATGAGTATCAAAAGAATTGACTGCGGGAGAGGATTTGGGCTAGCTTTCCGGCTGCCTGCCGTGGTTGGGAAACGGAAGAAAACGTAGAGAAAGAGAAATACGACATCGAGGCTCGCAACCCATGACATCACTAGATGATACGGCAACTTCTAACACGTGCAGGTTGAGTTCAACAGGTCTCATGGAATCTCGGCGAGTAACAGAGAGAATCTCGCCACCGTAGACCGTTTGCCAATAACCAGCATGCTGCCTACATGATGGCAGCTTTTAAGTGGTTCGTTATATTCGTATAGCACGAAAACATGCCAAGAAAGCACTGGGCAACAAGCCACTGATATGGATTTGTGAGAATACATCAATACTAAAAAAAACCCAGACACGGGGAAACCAGGAGTGTAGTCTGGGGTCAGGCTCCGGAAAATGGACCAAGGATTGTCAGCCCAACAAGGTCGACTCAGGTCACAGCCCACAGATCCGTACAAGCAAACCCAGTTACCCGCCTCGCTCATGTCTTTAAGCGACCTGGAAGGAAATGACCCAGCCGTTTCCCCGGCTGAACGCAAGACCAGGTAAGGCAAGGCACATGCCAAAAAGTTGTTGCGGACCGGGACAGTAGAGAGATTCCGAATGGGTTGGGTTGTGGCAGCAGCATTCCGGCGCATTATTCTACTTTGGGGTGTCGTACTGATCTCGAAGCGGAGCGCGATGGTGGGGATCACCAATAAAACAGGCTTTTTGCCATGGACCGAAGAAGGTTGACCCATTtctgggttcaatgttacctGTTGGGACATGGGGCGAGTCTGACTGTaatgtcaagtgcttgcCAATATTAATATGCACGTCAAAATACAATCTGGGTACAAAACCTCACCCAGGCTCCTCCTCATTGCCCCGGAAAATTTCTACCCCAACTTTCGTTCTTGACACTTGCTATAAAAAGCCAACGGAAGCTTCACAAGACCAGACGTTGCCATCACCCGATAACTTCATCAATTACCTGTAGCCTACTTTTGTCTACATCGCCAACATGAAGTTCATTACTCTTGCgtctttggcaatggccactGTAGCTGTCGGCCAGAGTCTCGCTGATCTGCCCAGCTGCGCCCTTCCCTGCCTCAATGACGCAGTGAAGCAAAGCACAACCTGCTCCGCGACCGACGTGGCTTGCATTTGCAAGAAGTTTGACGCTATTCAGGGTGCTGCTGCCGGATGTATTCTGAAGGCCtgtggccaagatgttgcTCTCAGTAAGTTCACCTTCCGCCTCCGAATTGGGGCCTCAAAACTCTGACACACATAACTCAGACAAGGTCCTTCCCGCAACTCAAAAGCTTTGCGCAAACGCCGGCAGTGGTAGCGGCACCGGCAAGCCTGAGCCTACTACAGCTCAACAACCAACTTCAACTGGCACTGTCGCGCCTGTCCCTGAGCCTACTGAAGAGCCCACGCCTACAACCGGCTCCCCAACCTCGCCTCCCGTTGTCACAGCTGGAGCCGCCGCTTTCGCCCCTATGGGCGGCCTCGCCATGTTGGCGGCTGCCGTTCTGGCATTGTAAGTGAGGAGGGATGGAGAAGAGAACGACCGTGACGCGCGGTTGTGCTCGCTCGCATTTTGGGTTCTGGAACTAGGACATGATAGACTTTCTTTTGACGTTTGCCATGATACACAACACAAGGGAGACAAGAATTGGTTTAGTAGTTGCGCCTTGTTGTGCCAATGCTTCACGTTCTTCTCTGCCGGTAAATGGGCTTCGCTCACCACTATCTGGGGGCAGTAGGGtatattcttcttcttgtctgtATTTACTCTGGAATTGCTTGCTGTAACACATGCATTCAATTTCCAAATTTTATTCATTTTGGGCTAGAAATACGCTAGATATGATTTCTGGTGCTCGTAATAAATCAATGGTTTGGGAGTCTACACTTGGATATCTTAATTCTCTCTCTGGGTCTCAGTCTCAGTGTCATGGCTCACCCCATCTCAACGACCACCAGGCGGCACACAATCTGCCGTCCCcatttaaaaaaaaaaaaaaaaaaaaaaaaaaaaaaaaaaaaaggctTTTCTAGCTTACTTGGGGGGGGAAACACCTCGCGTCGACTGTTGTGTGTTCATGTTCACATGCCCTTGCTCTCAGCATTCAACTTGGCATAAGCAATTTCATGTCGTCCGACGTCGAACAAACATGGACCAGGGTTCGGATGGAGCAGCTTCCAAATCCAGTAAATCCTCCATGGAAAGGTGGCGTTGGGTGACATCAAAAGATGGATCCTTACCAGGGGGACCGCGCTCATGtcgaaccaacagcaacatggGCCCCCGGCCTCCGCGATCGACAACGCTTGGTGGCGGTTTCAAGGCCAATGATGTGCAATTTGCAGGTCGCTTATCTAATGCGACCCGTTGTATGTTCTAATTGAATAAGCTAGAAGGACCACACTTCCCACGTTGGACGGTCTCGGAAAGCCGGGGGTTTACGAAGCCAAGTTTTTCGCCCATGCGCACGCCCAGGAACCTGTCAGTTCGCCCACAACGCCTCCAGAAGCTCACAACGCCTTTGTGGCGGTGGCTGCTGAATGGCCGAGGGTTCAAATCTGTGCAGATTCTATGTGTACTGACATGTGAACTGAGGTGCTTGGGGTAGAGTGCATCTTCAAGTCGAAAGCAGGAATACAGTACACGCAGCCGATGAGGCCGCCCTGCCACGCCCACCCTGCTGTTGTATGCATTGTGGTAGCATTTGACATTAATGGTGGAAGGCATCGTGTTGCAGTTGTCCAACTTTAAATTTTTCGGAACCCTATCCCAGTGGTATTGGGTCTGGTTCctctggtacggagtacagggGGCTttgccatcaccaaaagTTGATACCTTAACCATAAACCCCACGATCTGGGCGGCCGATGCTGCCGAGGTAATACTAAGCATGTATTTATTGACAAGTATTTTGAATTGTGTAAATATACGTCATATGATTTCTTGTCATTTCTATGTGAATAATTGAACCGTTCAACTGGGAATACGTGGTTCTCAAAATCGAATCACCAATTCCAACGCCTCTAAAGGATCATTTCCGAACTCCTATGAATATCCCCAACGCCGCTAATTTACAAAACAAGGCTATCCGTGTATTCATGTCGCCCATGGGACATCATCATTGACCATCTGCTATTGAGGCTGGTCTTTAGGCTTTGCTTCAGCCTCTTTGCCCGGTTCCTCCTGAGGTTTGTCCTTTTGTTGAGCATCACCTTCTTTGCCAGGTTCAAGTTCCTTCTGCGGTTGGTCTTTCTGAGGCTGGTCTTTGGGCtgagcttcagcttcttgACCAGGCTCCTTCTTAGCTTCGGCTTCTTTGCCCGGTTCTTCCTGAGGCTGAGGTTTGGGCTTCACCTCAGCTTCTTGGaccggtggtggtggttgtagTAATTTGAGGCGCTCCACGAtaatcttcttcttctcagcttCCGGCAGCTTGTCAAACTCGGCAACGTCCTTGTCCCACTGCGCAACGCACTCAGCGTTCCAATTGCACTCCTCCACCTGTCCATAGGCAGGATGCCTGTAGCGACGGTGCTTACTGGGCCAGTTGGATGCGTGATAGTGATGTTTCACAAGGGCGCCGCGAGACCCATGGTTGCCAGAGTCGGAGTGGCCTTGACCAGCACAAAAGGCCTCGACTGTCAAGACAAGCACCCGGCCAACTACCTTGGACTCATCCAAGTTGTGAAAGTCGTCCCACGTAACCTTGGGACCTTGCGTCACCCTGTTCATTTCTTGCAGAACAGCCGTAGTAAAGGCTGATGGTCCGGTGCCTGTGATGACTTGGTCGAAATCCAGCTCCACCTTGCCAATCGGCACGCGCTGTTTTCTTGCGACTGCTTTGAACCACTTCATGATGTTCTCAATGAGATGCAGCATGACCGGGTGCCGAGGTCGCGAAATAATGGTCCACTGGCAGAAAGATTGCGATTTTTGACCCagaatgtggtggttgcggAATTGCGGCATGTCgacctcaacaccaacaatcaGGTCATAATCGTGCTCATCATGACGTTCGGGGATAAAACGGTGGAATGGCTTGATGGCCTCGACATCAATATCCGCGTAGATACCGCCTTCAGCATATAATATCATGTATCGCAAAAGATCGGCTTTTATAATTCGTAGGTTGACATTTCGGTAAAACTCGACGATGTCCGGGCGATTGAAGCCATCTGGGCCGAAATGCTGCTCAACATATGTCATATCGCTGGCATCGGTAATGACCTCGTAGCGCATTTGAGGATTTTGTTTCACCCATGTCATGGCTCTTGCCGTTTCCGTGATGCCAAAGAGCAGCGGATCAATTTTCCACGTCTGCCATACCTTTTGGGGGAATGTGCTTCCTGGAAGCTTCTTCCGGGGCGCTTCCGACTTTGCCAGCATGCTGACTGGACTGGGAAATAAGAAAAGAACATCGAGGTTGAGTAAGATGATGAGAAAGAAGATGCATCCTAGGTAAATGGGAAGACATTTCCGGATCTTTTTGGGCAGCGAGACGCTCCTCAACTTGGGCAATAGAGTTCCCCGAAAGGAGATTTTGACTGGCGGCCGCTTCTCCATGGTTAGAGATTTTGGCCAGTCAGACTGGCGGTGcctgtttgttgttgattgTGAGTTGAACTTGGAGGCGATTGTTAAATTGACTGGTAATGCCTTTCCTAGAACATGATTGGAGTTGCTACTCTTGCACAAAATGAAAGGAAGTAGTGAGTC
This window contains:
- a CDS encoding extracellular membrane protein, CFEM domain-containing protein (similar to Metarhizium robertsii ARSEF 23 XP_007825743.1), with the protein product MKFITLASLAMATVAVGQSLADLPSCALPCLNDAVKQSTTCSATDVACICKKFDAIQGAAAGCILKACGQDVALNKVLPATQKLCANAGSGSGTGKPEPTTAQQPTSTGTVAPVPEPTEEPTPTTGSPTSPPVVTAGAAAFAPMGGLAMLAAAVLAL
- a CDS encoding oligopeptide transporter (similar to Coccidioides immitis RS XP_001242598.1), coding for MATKSSLEITNGGSLVEPVPGGNDGHDSDNNEKEDLLKPFPTEDDWATLPRVPGTIPWTAWTVAFVEFAERFSYYGTSAVFVNFIQKGLPPGSTTGAGFLKKPGSGALGFGQRASTGMTTFNQFWSYFTPLFGAYLADQYWGRYLTIQYSNIAALIGHAILIISAIPPVIVHPNAAIGVFSVGLIVMGIGTGGFKSNISPLIAEQYKDSKAYVRVNKNGQRVIVDPAVTTARIYIYFYLLINLGSLTGSLAMVYSEHFVGFWLSFTLPTICYLVCPGVLLYFKKTYKLSPPTGSVMGKAWKLFRLAYKKSKSIRDPEFWQRVKPSEIRARGEPVPEWMTFDDEWVDEVKRGILACKVFLWYPLYWLAYNQMTNNLVSQANTMILGSTPNDIVSKLNPIFIVIVIPIMDFIIYPLLRKCGVNLTPIKKITAGFVLASMAMVSACVTQAYIYKLSKCGDNINALTKGGRTDCTAPISVWVQVFPYGLIGMSEVLASITKLEYAYTKAPQNMKSTVQAIALFTSAVSSALGQALVGLSEDPLLVWNYGSVAVVAMIGGIGFYLTFRKADLHEDAMNNQKESTFLGNSEGQVESVAPTKTEKQSSA
- a CDS encoding glycosyltransferase family 32 (similar to Nectria haematococca mpVI 77-13-4 XP_003044737.1); protein product: MEKRPPVKISFRGTLLPKLRSVSLPKKIRKCLPIYLGCIFFLIILLNLDVLFLFPSPVSMLAKSEAPRKKLPGSTFPQKVWQTWKIDPLLFGITETARAMTWVKQNPQMRYEVITDASDMTYVEQHFGPDGFNRPDIVEFYRNVNLRIIKADLLRYMILYAEGGIYADIDVEAIKPFHRFIPERHDEHDYDLIVGVEVDMPQFRNHHILGQKSQSFCQWTIISRPRHPVMLHLIENIMKWFKAVARKQRVPIGKVELDFDQVITGTGPSAFTTAVLQEMNRVTQGPKVTWDDFHNLDESKVVGRVLVLTVEAFCAGQGHSDSGNHGSRGALVKHHYHASNWPSKHRRYRHPAYGQVEECNWNAECVAQWDKDVAEFDKLPEAEKKKIIVERLKLLQPPPPVQEAEVKPKPQPQEEPGKEAEAKKEPGQEAEAQPKDQPQKDQPQKELEPGKEGDAQQKDKPQEEPGKEAEAKPKDQPQ